In a genomic window of Aestuariirhabdus haliotis:
- a CDS encoding 5-(carboxyamino)imidazole ribonucleotide synthase: protein MMHIAIIGGGQLARMMALAGWPMGITFSFLANKDENIDCVHGLGTVVRHQSDVAGEALYQALGQPDVITVEREHVDVNLLATLRPFCAVYPDPDAIAVCQHRGREKAFLQSLDIPIAPFRLADSADTLSAAVAELGYPVFVKSCEEGYDGQNQWRLTASDELVALIEQMEHWPSLVVEGQVTFSREVSIIAVRSANGAKACYPLAENAHRSSILVSSLAPAPNLTEALQQQAQQLADRLLDCWGYVGVLAIECFVVGDRLLVNELAPRVHNSGHWTQDAGGVCSQFANHLRAICGKEPGPTEPLQPAAMLNLLGQLPSVETAGKGELQLHLYNKLVKPRRKVGHINLQDSDPERLRQRLEALEAEVYQATGGAFAG from the coding sequence ATGATGCACATTGCCATTATTGGTGGCGGGCAGTTAGCCCGCATGATGGCCCTGGCAGGTTGGCCCATGGGAATCACATTCTCGTTTTTGGCCAATAAGGATGAAAATATCGACTGTGTTCATGGTTTGGGTACCGTGGTGCGTCATCAGAGCGACGTTGCAGGCGAGGCTTTGTATCAGGCGCTCGGCCAGCCCGATGTGATCACCGTCGAGCGGGAGCATGTTGATGTCAACCTGCTCGCTACCCTGCGACCTTTTTGCGCGGTCTATCCCGACCCGGATGCGATTGCTGTCTGCCAGCACCGAGGACGGGAAAAAGCGTTTCTGCAATCGTTGGATATTCCTATTGCGCCCTTTCGTCTGGCGGATTCCGCCGATACCTTGTCCGCGGCAGTGGCCGAGTTGGGTTATCCGGTGTTTGTTAAATCCTGCGAAGAGGGCTACGACGGTCAGAACCAGTGGCGCCTGACCGCCTCCGATGAACTGGTTGCCTTGATCGAGCAGATGGAGCACTGGCCATCTTTGGTGGTCGAGGGACAGGTAACCTTCAGCCGCGAAGTCTCCATCATCGCTGTGCGCTCGGCCAATGGTGCCAAGGCCTGTTATCCGCTGGCCGAGAATGCTCACCGCAGTAGTATTTTGGTCAGCTCCCTGGCTCCCGCACCGAACCTTACCGAGGCATTGCAGCAACAGGCGCAGCAACTGGCTGACCGTCTGCTGGATTGCTGGGGTTACGTCGGGGTGTTGGCGATCGAATGCTTCGTTGTGGGCGATCGCTTGCTGGTCAACGAGCTGGCGCCAAGGGTTCACAATAGCGGTCACTGGACGCAGGATGCCGGTGGTGTCTGTTCCCAGTTTGCCAACCACCTGCGAGCCATCTGCGGCAAGGAACCTGGCCCGACTGAGCCACTGCAGCCGGCTGCAATGTTGAACCTGTTGGGGCAATTGCCATCGGTTGAGACGGCCGGCAAAGGCGAGTTGCAACTTCACCTGTACAACAAACTGGTGAAACCGCGCCGCAAGGTGGGGCATATCAACCTTCAGGATTCAGATCCGGAGCGACTGCGTCAGCGCCTGGAGGCGCTTGAAGCCGAGGTGTATCAGGCGACGGGAGGGGCGTTCGCCGGTTAA
- a CDS encoding pentapeptide repeat-containing protein, protein MVNETPQIKDDPLYQLLREEKIDEFNQQRSQGVSGDLSGSDLRGLDLRGMIAAGLDMSGCYFRNTDIRGIDFTSTNLNGASFKGAKISGCFFPVEIHVDELMFSMEHGIRVRYQRP, encoded by the coding sequence ATGGTTAATGAAACCCCACAAATAAAAGACGATCCTCTTTATCAGCTACTTCGGGAAGAGAAGATCGATGAATTTAACCAGCAGCGTAGCCAAGGTGTCAGTGGCGACCTCAGTGGTTCCGACCTCAGGGGGCTGGATCTACGAGGAATGATTGCGGCGGGGCTGGATATGTCCGGTTGTTATTTTCGTAATACGGATATCAGAGGTATTGATTTCACCAGCACTAACCTTAACGGGGCAAGTTTCAAGGGCGCCAAGATTTCGGGCTGTTTCTTTCCTGTCGAGATCCATGTGGATGAGTTGATGTTCTCGATGGAGCACGGCATTCGGGTGCGTTACCAGCGACCTTAA
- the purE gene encoding 5-(carboxyamino)imidazole ribonucleotide mutase, producing the protein MNQPRVSIIMGSQSDWSTMQAATRVLEQLGVSFETRVVSAHRTPERLYEFASTAHEKGVQVIIAGAGGAAHLAGMAAAMTHLPVIAVPVASKHFQGMDSLMSMVQMPRGVAVACQAVGEAGAFNAGLMAVQMLALADQELSTRLQNWRASQTDGVPNEVE; encoded by the coding sequence ATGAATCAACCCCGCGTCAGCATCATTATGGGATCCCAGTCTGACTGGTCCACGATGCAAGCCGCCACCCGCGTCCTTGAACAGCTTGGCGTATCTTTTGAAACTCGGGTTGTATCCGCCCACCGTACTCCTGAGCGTCTGTACGAATTTGCTTCCACCGCTCATGAAAAGGGAGTTCAGGTGATCATTGCCGGTGCGGGTGGTGCGGCCCATCTGGCTGGCATGGCGGCGGCCATGACCCATTTGCCGGTGATCGCAGTGCCGGTCGCCAGTAAGCATTTTCAGGGTATGGACAGTCTGATGTCCATGGTGCAGATGCCGCGGGGCGTTGCGGTAGCCTGTCAGGCAGTGGGCGAAGCGGGGGCATTTAACGCTGGCCTGATGGCGGTCCAGATGCTGGCACTGGCGGATCAGGAACTCTCTACTCGCTTACAGAACTGGCGTGCGAGTCAAACTGACGGCGTACCTAACGAGGTGGAATGA
- a CDS encoding GDSL-type esterase/lipase family protein: MLFGLRCWVLLVPLLLSGCGASVSMDPLPEGATILAFGDSLTAGVGAGGEGQDYPAHLQRLSGREVVNGGVSGEQTPEGRERLPELLDEVQPQLLILLEGGNDILRSRPASEIHANLAAMIEQAQRRSIPVLLVGVPQKSLFSDSAPLYSELAEQYAVPFEGELLADLLRSPSLKADPIHLNGAGYERLAQGLLDRLQEAGAL, encoded by the coding sequence ATGTTATTCGGGCTGCGTTGTTGGGTTTTGTTGGTGCCGCTGCTGTTGTCGGGCTGTGGCGCCTCAGTGTCCATGGACCCTTTGCCCGAAGGGGCGACCATTCTGGCCTTTGGCGATAGCCTGACGGCTGGCGTGGGTGCGGGTGGCGAAGGGCAAGACTACCCGGCCCATTTGCAACGCTTGAGCGGACGCGAAGTCGTTAATGGCGGTGTTTCCGGCGAGCAAACACCTGAGGGGCGAGAACGCCTGCCAGAACTGCTCGACGAGGTGCAGCCGCAGCTGCTTATATTGTTGGAAGGGGGCAATGATATTCTGCGCAGCCGCCCAGCCTCAGAGATTCATGCCAACCTGGCAGCCATGATTGAACAGGCCCAGCGCCGCAGCATTCCTGTGTTGCTGGTGGGGGTGCCGCAAAAAAGCCTGTTTTCCGACAGTGCACCCCTATACAGCGAATTGGCTGAGCAATACGCCGTACCCTTCGAAGGTGAACTGCTTGCCGATCTGTTGCGTTCCCCCTCGTTAAAAGCCGACCCCATTCATCTTAATGGTGCCGGCTACGAGCGTCTGGCTCAGGGTTTGCTGGATCGTTTGCAAGAAGCTGGAGCCCTGTAG
- a CDS encoding MaoC family dehydratase, translating to MLKTVPAAELSNYVGQELGSSDWLLIDQQRINDFADTTLDSQFIHVDPEKAAQTPFGSTIAHGFLSLSMIPHLSESVGIVPENIVMGINYGCDKLRFLQPVAVDSEIRLHSKLLEVTEKNPGQFLFKNEITIEIRGQDKPALVAEWLTMMVTANEQ from the coding sequence GCCGAGCTGTCCAATTATGTCGGGCAGGAGCTGGGCAGCTCCGACTGGCTATTGATCGACCAGCAGCGCATCAATGATTTTGCCGACACCACGCTGGATAGCCAGTTTATTCATGTCGATCCGGAAAAAGCGGCACAGACCCCTTTTGGTTCTACCATTGCCCATGGGTTCTTATCATTGTCGATGATTCCTCATCTTTCAGAGTCGGTGGGTATCGTGCCGGAGAACATCGTGATGGGGATTAACTATGGTTGTGACAAGCTGCGATTTTTGCAGCCGGTAGCGGTTGATAGTGAAATACGCCTGCATTCCAAACTGCTCGAGGTAACGGAAAAGAACCCCGGGCAGTTTCTCTTTAAAAATGAAATCACCATCGAAATACGTGGCCAGGATAAGCCCGCTCTGGTGGCGGAATGGTTAACCATGATGGTAACGGCAAACGAACAGTAA
- the serA gene encoding phosphoglycerate dehydrogenase, with protein MATTSLEKSKIKFLLLEGVHQSAVDNLKAAGYTNIDYLTTSLPDEELKARIADAHFIGIRSRTQLTEEVFDAAKKLVAVGCFCIGTNQVDLNAARERGIAVFNAPYSNTRSVAELVLAQAILLLRGVPEKSALAHQGVWRKSAKNSYEIRGKKLGIVGYGSIGSQLSVLAEGLGMEVCFYDVITKLPLGNARQINSLKELLGTCDIITLHVPETAATQDMIGAEQIEAMKQGSILINASRGTVVDIDALAAGLDQQKLLGAAIDVFPVEPRSNDEEFVSPLRGFNNVILTPHVGGSTMEAQANIGLEVAEKLAKYSDNGTSTSSVNFPEVALPTHAGQHRILHIHRNVPGVMTSINSVFSDHNINICSQYLQTNEKVGYVVIDVDAEQSQIAQEELQKIDGTIRCRVLY; from the coding sequence ATGGCCACTACGTCTCTAGAAAAAAGCAAGATCAAATTCCTGCTACTCGAGGGGGTGCACCAGAGCGCCGTTGATAATCTCAAGGCAGCCGGTTACACCAACATCGATTACCTCACGACCTCTTTGCCCGATGAAGAGCTCAAGGCACGCATCGCCGATGCGCACTTTATTGGCATCCGCTCCCGCACCCAGTTAACCGAAGAGGTGTTTGATGCGGCGAAAAAACTGGTCGCCGTCGGCTGTTTCTGCATCGGCACTAATCAGGTAGACCTGAACGCGGCCCGCGAGCGCGGTATTGCCGTCTTCAACGCGCCCTATTCCAATACCCGCTCGGTCGCCGAGCTGGTACTCGCTCAAGCTATTCTGTTATTGCGCGGCGTTCCCGAAAAAAGCGCTCTGGCCCATCAAGGGGTATGGCGCAAAAGTGCCAAGAACTCCTATGAGATTCGAGGCAAGAAACTGGGCATCGTTGGCTACGGCAGCATCGGTAGTCAGCTCAGCGTGCTGGCCGAAGGCCTGGGCATGGAAGTCTGTTTCTACGACGTTATTACCAAATTACCCCTGGGTAATGCTCGCCAGATTAATAGCCTGAAAGAGTTACTGGGTACCTGCGATATCATTACACTGCACGTTCCTGAAACTGCCGCCACCCAGGATATGATCGGCGCCGAACAGATCGAGGCCATGAAACAAGGCAGCATCCTGATCAACGCCTCACGGGGCACGGTAGTGGATATCGACGCGCTGGCCGCAGGTCTGGATCAGCAGAAGCTGCTGGGCGCCGCCATTGATGTATTCCCGGTTGAACCCCGCTCCAATGACGAAGAATTTGTCTCGCCTTTACGAGGCTTTAACAATGTGATTCTGACCCCTCATGTGGGCGGCAGCACCATGGAAGCCCAGGCCAATATCGGTCTCGAAGTGGCGGAAAAACTGGCTAAATACAGCGATAACGGCACCTCAACGTCCTCGGTCAACTTCCCTGAGGTGGCCCTGCCCACTCACGCGGGCCAGCACCGGATCCTGCATATTCACCGTAATGTGCCGGGCGTAATGACGTCGATCAACAGCGTGTTCTCCGATCACAATATCAACATTTGCAGTCAGTACCTGCAAACCAATGAGAAAGTTGGCTACGTTGTCATCGATGTGGATGCCGAGCAGAGCCAGATCGCTCAGGAAGAACTGCAAAAGATTGACGGCACCATTCGTTGCCGCGTACTCTACTGA
- a CDS encoding acyl-CoA thioesterase → MTRPAPPGRDQFAVFYEFASRWHDNDCYGHFNNTVYYAYYDSAVNRYLIEQGGLDIQQGSHIGLVVESGCRFHTELGYPDRVEVGIRVARLGNSSVRYEVALFKAEETQAAADGFFTHVFVDRQQRQPMPLQGRLRQALSDLVLAAT, encoded by the coding sequence ATGACAAGACCAGCCCCTCCCGGCAGGGATCAGTTTGCGGTTTTCTATGAGTTCGCCAGTCGCTGGCATGATAACGACTGCTATGGTCATTTTAACAATACGGTGTATTACGCCTATTATGACTCCGCGGTGAATCGTTATTTGATAGAACAGGGTGGTCTCGATATTCAGCAGGGTTCGCACATCGGATTGGTGGTGGAGTCGGGGTGTCGTTTTCATACCGAACTGGGTTATCCGGATCGGGTCGAGGTTGGCATTCGGGTCGCCCGACTGGGGAATAGCTCGGTACGCTACGAAGTGGCCCTGTTTAAAGCTGAAGAAACCCAAGCGGCGGCCGATGGCTTTTTTACCCATGTTTTTGTTGACCGACAGCAGCGTCAACCGATGCCGCTGCAGGGTAGGCTACGGCAAGCGTTGTCAGACTTGGTGTTAGCCGCCACATAG
- a CDS encoding SDR family NAD(P)-dependent oxidoreductase: MTVRFDGQVAIVTGAGNGLGRSHALALAERGAKVVVNDLGGARDGSGSSSEAAQEVVALIKQKGGEAIANGANVSSFEEVQAMVNQAMDAWGRVDILVNNAGILRDKSFSKMALEDFQTVMDVHLMGSVNCCKAVWEIMRQQQYGRIIMTASSSGLYGNFGQSNYGAAKMALVGLMNTLHLEGAKYGIHTNTLAPAAGTRMTEDLIPDKRVFDLMTPESVSAGLLALCCQQAPSRQILCAGAGGYARARIYETDGIFLAPDEQTPENVLAGWDQLSDNSQQKELQAGGEQSLKFIGKAAAALGIKLG; the protein is encoded by the coding sequence ATGACGGTGAGATTTGATGGCCAGGTAGCCATAGTAACGGGGGCGGGTAACGGCCTTGGACGTTCACATGCCCTGGCGCTGGCTGAACGCGGCGCGAAAGTGGTGGTCAACGATCTGGGCGGAGCACGGGATGGTAGCGGAAGTTCTTCCGAAGCGGCCCAGGAAGTGGTTGCGTTGATCAAGCAAAAGGGCGGAGAGGCGATTGCCAATGGCGCCAACGTGTCTTCGTTTGAAGAGGTGCAGGCGATGGTAAACCAGGCGATGGATGCCTGGGGACGGGTCGATATCCTGGTCAACAATGCGGGTATATTACGGGATAAGAGTTTTTCCAAAATGGCGCTGGAGGACTTCCAGACAGTGATGGATGTTCACCTTATGGGCTCTGTTAATTGTTGCAAGGCCGTGTGGGAAATAATGCGCCAACAGCAGTATGGCCGCATTATCATGACCGCATCCTCCAGCGGTCTTTATGGGAACTTTGGTCAATCCAACTACGGAGCTGCCAAGATGGCGCTGGTAGGCTTGATGAACACCCTGCATCTGGAAGGTGCCAAGTATGGTATCCATACCAACACCTTGGCGCCGGCTGCTGGCACGCGAATGACCGAAGACCTTATTCCCGACAAACGTGTATTTGACTTGATGACTCCGGAATCAGTGTCGGCCGGTTTGTTGGCGCTGTGCTGTCAACAGGCGCCATCACGGCAGATTCTGTGCGCTGGTGCCGGGGGGTATGCCCGTGCTCGTATCTATGAAACCGATGGTATATTCCTGGCCCCGGACGAGCAGACCCCCGAAAATGTATTGGCTGGCTGGGACCAGCTGTCCGACAATAGCCAACAAAAAGAGCTGCAAGCTGGCGGTGAACAAAGCCTGAAGTTTATCGGTAAAGCAGCGGCGGCCCTGGGTATCAAACTGGGTTAA
- a CDS encoding chemotaxis protein, producing the protein MQNERTGSDGSRQELLLFHLKGRQPFGINVLKIREIIPYEPLNQMPYSHPSVMGVAKLRGEPLGVIDLSSAVGKGALKQEDNESASIVITEFNRSIQGFLVRSVDRIVSCDWKDILPPPAASGRSSYITGVTRIDEELVEIIDVERVLNEVTPPEDIAGGYVSQLDPEHLKALQKKTILVVDDSAMARKQISRTLDTIGVSYYLARDGKEALDKLRELSSKEGKHIDMIISDIEMPEMDGYTLTKEIRKDADLSSSYILLHTSLAGDISAQNATRSGANASLTKFVTDELTEAVIEGLSVS; encoded by the coding sequence ATGCAGAATGAACGCACAGGGTCAGATGGCAGTCGACAGGAGCTCCTGTTATTTCACCTCAAGGGACGCCAGCCTTTCGGCATCAATGTGCTGAAAATCAGAGAGATCATTCCCTATGAACCCCTGAATCAGATGCCCTATTCCCATCCTTCGGTGATGGGTGTTGCCAAGCTACGGGGCGAGCCTTTGGGGGTTATTGATCTCTCTTCGGCGGTCGGTAAAGGCGCCTTGAAGCAAGAAGATAACGAAAGCGCTTCCATTGTTATTACCGAGTTTAACCGCAGCATACAGGGCTTTCTGGTGCGTTCGGTTGACCGAATCGTCAGCTGTGACTGGAAAGATATCCTGCCTCCACCGGCAGCCAGTGGCCGCAGCAGTTACATCACCGGCGTGACGCGGATCGATGAGGAGCTGGTGGAGATCATCGATGTAGAACGGGTGCTCAATGAGGTGACGCCACCGGAGGATATTGCCGGTGGTTATGTCAGCCAACTGGACCCGGAACACCTCAAAGCACTGCAGAAAAAAACCATCCTGGTGGTGGATGATTCAGCCATGGCACGTAAGCAGATATCCCGAACCCTGGACACCATCGGTGTGTCATATTATTTGGCCCGGGATGGCAAAGAAGCTTTGGATAAGCTGCGGGAACTGAGCAGTAAAGAGGGTAAACATATCGATATGATCATCTCCGATATTGAGATGCCAGAGATGGATGGCTATACCCTGACCAAGGAAATCCGCAAAGACGCCGACCTCTCTTCGAGCTATATCCTGTTGCACACTTCCCTGGCGGGAGACATCAGCGCCCAGAATGCAACGCGCAGTGGGGCTAATGCTTCGCTGACCAAATTTGTCACCGATGAGTTAACCGAAGCCGTTATTGAGGGGCTGAGCGTTTCCTAG
- a CDS encoding DUF1244 domain-containing protein, with protein sequence MDKQTEIEAAVLRRLIQHLDERKDVQNIDLMNLAGFCRNCLSKWMVAAAADEGVALDYDQARERVYGEPYNDWKAKYQGQASAEQIAQFEVNRPKD encoded by the coding sequence ATGGATAAACAAACCGAAATCGAAGCCGCCGTATTGCGTCGCCTGATCCAACACCTCGACGAACGCAAGGACGTGCAAAATATTGACTTGATGAATCTGGCCGGGTTTTGTCGTAACTGCCTGTCCAAGTGGATGGTTGCGGCGGCTGCGGATGAAGGCGTAGCGCTCGACTACGATCAGGCCAGGGAACGGGTCTATGGCGAGCCCTACAACGATTGGAAAGCCAAATATCAGGGTCAGGCCAGCGCCGAGCAAATAGCGCAGTTCGAAGTAAACCGTCCCAAGGATTAA
- a CDS encoding sodium-dependent bicarbonate transport family permease, translated as MIPWLGGTLGAASSGTRLAPLTGGMILLTTSGGSAFYNAVLAATAVAQLSAYQSLMITVSLPAFFLINVLVGLPLYSAQSRHVMAQPDCNDGAIV; from the coding sequence TTGATACCCTGGTTGGGTGGTACACTAGGCGCCGCTTCTAGCGGCACTCGCCTGGCCCCGTTGACCGGTGGCATGATTCTACTGACTACGTCGGGTGGCAGTGCCTTCTACAATGCCGTATTGGCGGCCACGGCAGTAGCCCAACTCTCTGCTTATCAGAGCCTGATGATTACTGTTTCGTTGCCGGCCTTTTTCCTTATCAACGTGCTGGTGGGTCTACCGCTTTACAGCGCACAGAGCCGCCATGTGATGGCACAACCTGATTGCAACGACGGAGCAATAGTATGA
- a CDS encoding alpha/beta hydrolase yields MSANVAPEMDQLLQQMRYGLRPLGLGALLPLTETERAGLDFYKILMPPELGEQSVGYFQQGGERIALYRFRPRQIRGSCFLLHGYYDHVGLYGHMIRFLLQQGLEVVAIDLPGHGLSGGERATIEEFAHYGELLSALLDMAEQASLPKPWLGMGQSTGAGVLADTVLGVSTRPLPFDQLILLAPLLRPRNWPMARLLYRLLKPVVREIPRSYSANSSDEAFLEFVRHQDPLQPRTLPVAWVGALSRWIPRMLAARVSTAAPLIVQGQQDFTVDWRFNIKTYTALFPAARVHFQPTAGHHLANESESLRQHYLPWIAQHLMINEGGGAEVDGYTRGKDSAVKSVELSNAE; encoded by the coding sequence ATGTCCGCCAATGTTGCACCCGAGATGGATCAATTGCTACAGCAAATGCGCTATGGCCTGCGACCACTCGGGTTGGGCGCGCTGTTACCGCTAACGGAGACCGAGCGGGCCGGACTCGATTTTTACAAAATCCTGATGCCCCCTGAGCTGGGCGAACAATCGGTTGGTTATTTCCAGCAGGGGGGAGAGCGAATAGCCCTGTACCGTTTTCGACCCAGGCAGATCCGAGGTAGCTGCTTCCTGTTGCATGGCTATTACGATCATGTAGGCCTTTATGGTCATATGATTCGATTTCTGTTGCAGCAGGGTCTGGAAGTGGTCGCCATCGACCTTCCCGGGCATGGCTTGTCCGGTGGCGAACGGGCAACCATCGAGGAATTTGCCCATTATGGAGAGTTGCTCTCGGCGCTGCTCGACATGGCTGAACAGGCCTCTTTGCCGAAACCCTGGCTGGGGATGGGGCAGAGTACAGGGGCCGGGGTATTAGCCGATACAGTATTGGGCGTCAGCACCCGGCCGTTGCCTTTTGATCAGCTGATTCTGCTGGCCCCTCTGTTAAGGCCTAGAAATTGGCCCATGGCGCGCTTGCTGTACCGCTTGCTGAAGCCTGTTGTGCGAGAAATACCCCGCAGTTATTCAGCCAACAGCAGCGACGAGGCGTTCCTGGAGTTTGTTCGCCATCAGGATCCACTGCAGCCCAGAACCCTTCCCGTTGCCTGGGTGGGGGCTTTATCCCGCTGGATACCCCGTATGCTCGCAGCCAGGGTATCAACAGCGGCACCCCTGATTGTTCAGGGCCAGCAGGATTTTACCGTCGACTGGCGATTTAATATCAAGACTTATACCGCGCTGTTCCCGGCGGCCCGGGTACATTTTCAGCCGACCGCCGGACATCATTTGGCGAACGAATCCGAATCATTACGACAACACTACCTGCCATGGATTGCCCAGCACCTGATGATTAATGAAGGTGGTGGAGCTGAAGTCGATGGTTATACTAGAGGCAAGGACAGCGCAGTTAAATCAGTGGAGTTATCCAATGCAGAATGA